In Macrobrachium nipponense isolate FS-2020 chromosome 36, ASM1510439v2, whole genome shotgun sequence, a genomic segment contains:
- the LOC135203747 gene encoding perlucin-like — MLLLVLFLLVAQTATGVFGYSASAATWSYTTQTPKPSKCESPFVVLRARCVFVEPFLKSPWEESRYLCHELNSELVVVDDVQFYYDLLKFIRGEGIDHESYWIGANDTETEGKWVWVNGKAVESGSPFWAIGKEDYGSYYLEPAGQTSQNCLILEAERAHYFNDRDCIEEHATICEKHFQ; from the exons ATGCTTTTGCTGGTTCTCTTCCTGCTCGTGGCTCAAACTGCA ACGGGAGTTTTCGGTTACTCTGCGTCTGCGGCAACCTGGTCTTATACCACCCAAACGCCCAAGCCCAGCAAATGCGAGAGTCCTTTCGTCGTACTACGAGCCCGCTGTGTCTTCGTGGAGCCATTCCTGAAGAGTCCTTGGGAGGAATCGAGGTACCTGTGCCACGAATTGAACTCAGAATTGGTGGTCGTCGACGATGTCCAGTTTTATTACGACCTCCTCAAATTCATCCGAGGTGAAG GTATCGACCACGAGAGTTACTGGATTGGCGCCAATGACACGGAGACGGAGGGAAAGTGGGTCTGGGTGAACGGGAAGGCTGTCGAATCCGGGAGTCCCTTCTGGGCCATAGGAAAGGAAGATTACGGGTCCTATTACCTG GAGCCTGCAGGACAAACATCACAAAACTGCCTGATTCTGGAAGCGGAGAGAGCCCATTATTTCAACGACAGAGACTGCATAGAGGAACACGCTACCATCTGCGAGAAGCATTTCCAATAG